A single window of Luteipulveratus halotolerans DNA harbors:
- a CDS encoding PadR family transcriptional regulator: protein MTARLTTASYLVLGLVDLLGEASPYALKQAAADYVAPFWSLPHTQIYVQADKLVEAGLLAQEQESGGRRRRLLTITDDGKKALSEWLADPAVIPVEARDLGLLKLFFGSDVRDIGPAQISHHTERLQGYEQMKAESAGMPRGPAATLAFGIRYEQALVAFWSTLLDRRSGTNAADGQDVS from the coding sequence ATGACTGCCCGCCTGACGACCGCGTCCTATCTCGTGCTCGGGCTGGTCGACCTGCTGGGCGAGGCGTCGCCGTACGCGCTGAAGCAGGCCGCGGCCGACTACGTCGCGCCGTTCTGGTCGCTGCCGCACACCCAGATCTACGTCCAGGCCGACAAGCTGGTCGAGGCGGGTCTGCTCGCCCAGGAGCAGGAGAGCGGTGGCCGACGTCGCCGCCTGCTCACGATCACCGATGACGGCAAGAAGGCGTTGAGCGAGTGGCTCGCCGATCCCGCGGTCATCCCTGTCGAGGCGCGTGACCTGGGTCTGCTGAAGCTGTTCTTCGGCAGCGACGTCCGTGACATCGGGCCGGCGCAGATCTCCCACCACACCGAGCGGCTCCAGGGCTACGAGCAGATGAAGGCCGAGAGCGCGGGGATGCCCCGCGGCCCAGCGGCCACGCTGGCGTTCGGCATCAGGTACGAGCAGGCGCTGGTGGCGTTCTGGAGCACGTTGCTCGACCGCCGGTCCGGTACGAACGCGGCCGACGGGCAGGACGTCTCCTAG
- the murJ gene encoding murein biosynthesis integral membrane protein MurJ, which yields MSGRTARGGLLAAAGMIAVITLLARVVGFGRWIAFSGSVGGTCVGEVYATANLLPNVLFEVAAGGALAAVAVPLVAGALARGRDDEADDVASALITWALTVLVPLALLLAVLARPLSTWLLGGRSELGCAQAGRVDLAVTMVLTFAPQIPLYGVGIVLAGVLQAHRRFLAAALAPLPSSAVVILAYLLYGHLATGSDGRPESLGADAVAALAGGTTLGVAALSLPLLVPVRRLGVRLRPTWTFPPGAGRRAVHLAGAGVLALIAQQVAVVATATVSNHRGGTGTLNVYSYVQAVYLLPYAVLAVPVATAAFPSMVGDREAADDPGASVVARSLRTVVVVGVLGSAVLVSVARPVGRFFELIDASRHSAAGSSISSMEPALVAYAGGLVGFAVIALLQRALYVRGNPWHGACAVAVGWLVAAVVPLVLVSDGSGSRSALSVLGWSSTAGMTLAALLLVGLVTRAWGRHATAPALRTAGASVVAGIVGGAVGTTVAHHLDAASVVGAIASGVVVAAAAAAVYATVLLVADSSSARMVRDRLRPARVTR from the coding sequence GTGAGTGGTCGCACCGCCCGCGGTGGGCTCCTCGCAGCCGCAGGCATGATCGCGGTGATCACCCTTCTGGCCCGGGTCGTCGGATTCGGGCGCTGGATCGCGTTCTCCGGCTCGGTCGGAGGCACCTGCGTCGGCGAGGTCTACGCCACCGCCAACCTGCTGCCCAATGTCCTGTTCGAGGTCGCCGCCGGGGGAGCGTTGGCCGCAGTGGCCGTACCCCTGGTCGCGGGCGCGTTGGCGCGTGGACGCGACGACGAGGCCGACGACGTCGCCTCTGCGCTGATCACCTGGGCACTGACCGTTCTCGTCCCGCTCGCGCTGCTCCTCGCGGTCCTCGCGCGCCCGCTGTCGACCTGGCTGCTGGGCGGGCGCTCCGAGCTCGGCTGCGCGCAGGCGGGCCGCGTCGACCTCGCCGTGACGATGGTCCTGACGTTCGCCCCGCAGATCCCGCTGTACGGCGTCGGCATCGTCCTGGCCGGCGTCCTCCAGGCGCATCGTCGTTTCCTGGCCGCGGCTCTCGCGCCGCTGCCGTCGAGCGCGGTCGTGATCCTCGCGTACCTGCTGTACGGCCATCTGGCGACGGGGAGCGACGGTCGACCGGAGTCCCTCGGCGCCGATGCCGTGGCAGCGCTCGCAGGCGGTACGACGCTCGGTGTCGCAGCGCTCAGCCTGCCGCTGCTGGTGCCTGTGCGTCGGCTCGGCGTACGCCTGCGGCCCACCTGGACCTTCCCGCCCGGGGCGGGTCGCCGCGCGGTGCATCTCGCCGGCGCGGGTGTGCTCGCCCTGATCGCGCAGCAGGTCGCCGTGGTCGCAACGGCGACCGTGAGCAACCACCGCGGAGGCACAGGCACGCTCAACGTCTACAGCTACGTCCAGGCGGTCTACCTCCTCCCGTACGCCGTGCTCGCCGTGCCGGTCGCCACGGCCGCCTTCCCGAGCATGGTGGGCGACCGTGAAGCGGCCGACGATCCCGGAGCGAGCGTCGTGGCACGCTCCTTGCGCACGGTGGTCGTGGTCGGTGTGCTCGGCAGCGCGGTGCTCGTCAGCGTCGCTCGACCCGTCGGCCGGTTCTTCGAGCTGATCGACGCCAGTCGTCACAGTGCGGCCGGCTCGTCCATCTCGTCCATGGAACCCGCGCTGGTCGCCTACGCCGGAGGCTTGGTCGGCTTCGCCGTGATCGCTCTTCTGCAGCGTGCGCTCTACGTGCGCGGCAACCCGTGGCACGGTGCGTGCGCAGTCGCCGTCGGCTGGCTGGTGGCAGCGGTCGTGCCCCTAGTCCTGGTCTCTGACGGCTCCGGATCGCGTTCTGCGCTCAGCGTTCTCGGCTGGTCGAGCACGGCCGGCATGACACTGGCGGCGCTGCTGCTCGTGGGCCTCGTGACTCGCGCCTGGGGACGCCACGCGACCGCGCCGGCCCTGCGCACTGCGGGTGCATCCGTCGTCGCCGGCATCGTGGGCGGGGCGGTCGGCACCACCGTCGCTCACCACCTCGACGCCGCGTCGGTGGTGGGAGCGATCGCGTCCGGGGTGGTGGTCGCTGCAGCGGCGGCTGCGGTCTATGCGACGGTTCTCCTTGTGGCTGACTCCTCGAGCGCACGGATGGTGCGCGACCGCCTTCGGCCCGCGCGAGTGACACGGTGA
- a CDS encoding glycosyltransferase family 4 protein, with protein MSGSRRILLVVGLVAGGAGRHVHELAVGLLSRGHRVTVACPPEVERRYDFAGAGAAVVEVGIADRPHPVADARTMRILRAAVHEHDLVHAHGLRAGAMAALTTRVVPVLVTLHNAAPPGPSRVVFQALERVVAARARAVLGVSPDLVLRMRQLGADDVRPAVVAAPALPPARRSEEAVRRELGAPGCLALVVGRLAPQKGLDLLLDALPFVDPDTALTVAVAGEGPLHDHLADRIAAESLPVRLLGHRSDVPDLLRASDLVVSSAHWEGQPVWLQEALLAGCPVVATDVGGTRAVVETAGVLVAEGDPAALGAAIGQVAGDPAYRADLARLSAARGAQLPDRDTAVEDALAVYEDVVGDTPA; from the coding sequence GTGAGCGGGTCCCGACGAATTCTGCTCGTGGTCGGCCTCGTCGCCGGTGGAGCGGGACGGCACGTCCACGAGCTGGCCGTCGGTCTGCTCTCGCGCGGGCACCGTGTCACCGTGGCGTGCCCGCCCGAGGTGGAGCGGCGCTACGACTTCGCTGGTGCCGGCGCAGCCGTGGTCGAGGTGGGGATCGCAGACCGACCGCACCCTGTCGCCGACGCCCGCACCATGCGCATCCTCCGGGCTGCCGTGCACGAGCACGACCTGGTCCACGCGCACGGCCTGCGTGCGGGTGCGATGGCTGCGCTGACGACTCGAGTGGTGCCGGTGCTCGTGACGCTGCACAACGCCGCACCGCCCGGTCCCAGCAGAGTCGTGTTCCAGGCTCTCGAACGCGTCGTCGCCGCACGTGCACGCGCCGTGCTCGGGGTGTCGCCGGACCTCGTGCTGCGGATGCGCCAGCTGGGTGCTGACGACGTGCGGCCTGCAGTGGTCGCTGCGCCGGCGCTGCCGCCTGCTCGACGCAGCGAGGAGGCCGTACGCAGGGAGCTCGGCGCCCCCGGTTGCCTCGCGCTGGTCGTGGGGCGTCTCGCGCCGCAGAAGGGACTCGACCTCCTGCTGGACGCCCTGCCGTTCGTCGACCCCGACACTGCGCTGACGGTGGCGGTCGCGGGGGAGGGTCCGCTGCACGACCATCTCGCCGACCGCATCGCCGCCGAGTCGTTGCCCGTGCGGCTGCTGGGACACCGCAGCGATGTGCCTGATCTGCTGCGGGCGAGCGACCTGGTGGTCTCCAGTGCGCATTGGGAGGGGCAGCCCGTGTGGTTGCAGGAGGCACTGCTCGCCGGATGTCCGGTCGTGGCGACCGACGTCGGCGGCACGCGCGCGGTCGTCGAGACCGCAGGTGTCCTCGTCGCCGAAGGCGATCCCGCAGCGCTGGGGGCCGCGATCGGACAGGTGGCCGGTGATCCGGCGTACCGCGCGGATCTGGCCCGACTGTCGGCCGCCCGCGGCGCGCAGCTGCCCGACCGCGATACGGCGGTCGAGGACGCGCTGGCGGTCTACGAGGACGTCGTCGGCGACACTCCGGCCTAG
- a CDS encoding copper transporter, with amino-acid sequence MIDFRYHIVSIVAVFLALAVGIVIGATSLRDGLAGSLNQQVESQRRQLNDARDQRKAAEKVVGRQDAYAESVAPKVLPGQLSGRTVAVVVLPGTDDGLVDSSRDSLRTAGASVTTTLRLDESWVSGSGSDRDRVVRDAATALGLDTASIPKNRLAGKVIVESVAHSGSGGRPDEAATGVLGQLKDNDLGESEPAGPTQAASVVVLWPGMSAGGDNASTVKAWSDVITAIGLSGRPVVGVASGPVKDDLTSPDGLVNALRHSPEVTGAMSTVDDGDMSVGQAALVLALREEFKGQAGQFGLADTATTITPNLSEGE; translated from the coding sequence ATGATCGACTTCCGCTACCACATCGTCTCGATCGTGGCGGTCTTCCTCGCGCTGGCGGTGGGCATCGTCATCGGCGCCACCAGCCTGCGGGACGGCCTGGCCGGCAGTCTCAACCAGCAGGTCGAGAGCCAACGTCGCCAGCTCAACGACGCACGTGATCAGCGCAAGGCCGCCGAGAAGGTCGTCGGTCGGCAGGACGCGTACGCCGAGTCGGTCGCACCGAAGGTGCTGCCGGGCCAGCTCTCCGGACGCACCGTCGCCGTCGTGGTGCTGCCCGGCACCGACGACGGTCTGGTCGACTCCAGCCGCGACAGCCTTCGTACGGCCGGTGCCAGTGTGACCACGACGCTGCGCCTGGACGAGAGCTGGGTCAGCGGCAGCGGTAGCGACCGTGACCGGGTGGTGCGTGACGCCGCCACCGCGCTCGGGCTGGACACGGCGTCCATCCCCAAGAACAGGCTCGCGGGCAAAGTCATCGTCGAGTCGGTCGCGCACTCCGGCTCGGGTGGGCGCCCTGACGAAGCAGCCACGGGCGTCCTGGGGCAGCTCAAGGACAACGACCTGGGCGAGTCCGAACCTGCCGGTCCCACGCAAGCGGCATCGGTGGTCGTGCTCTGGCCGGGCATGTCCGCCGGAGGCGACAACGCCTCGACGGTCAAGGCGTGGAGTGACGTGATCACGGCCATCGGGCTGTCAGGGCGCCCGGTGGTGGGTGTTGCGTCCGGGCCGGTCAAGGACGACCTGACCTCACCGGACGGGCTCGTCAACGCCCTCCGTCACAGCCCTGAGGTCACTGGCGCGATGAGCACGGTCGACGACGGCGACATGTCGGTCGGACAGGCGGCGCTCGTCCTGGCGCTGCGCGAGGAGTTCAAGGGTCAGGCCGGGCAGTTCGGCCTCGCGGACACCGCGACGACGATCACACCCAACCTGTCGGAGGGCGAGTGA
- the steA gene encoding putative cytokinetic ring protein SteA, which translates to MRFSLRRHVTPEPAGVGGTVRVDARTKNLTKRLRPGDIAVINHRDIDQVSAEALVACRPAAVVNAAESISGRYPNLGPAILVDAGIPLIDRAGEGVMAAVSDGELAQVSDGDLVVGDTVVARGTLMTTASVQEALEDARAGLSTQMEAFAANTMEYLREERDLLLDGVGLPDIRTDMDGRPVLVVVRGYHYKEDIQILRPFIRDYKPVLIGVDGGADALVEAGMKPHMIVGDMDSVSDATLTSGAEVVVHAYRDGKAPGLVRVEELGVRDPVVFPATGTSEDIAMLLADDKGADLIVAVGTHATLVEFLDKGRAGMASTFLTRLRVGSKLVDAKGVSRLYRTTVPTWMLVVLVLSGFLALFVALASTPAGDTIFQLIGSRWDGFWSWLTGVFE; encoded by the coding sequence ATGAGGTTTTCCCTGCGTCGGCACGTGACCCCGGAGCCCGCCGGTGTCGGCGGGACCGTGCGGGTCGACGCACGCACCAAGAACCTCACCAAGCGCCTACGGCCCGGTGACATCGCCGTCATCAACCACCGTGACATCGACCAGGTGAGCGCCGAGGCACTCGTCGCCTGCCGGCCGGCCGCAGTGGTCAACGCCGCCGAGTCCATCAGCGGTCGCTACCCCAACCTCGGGCCGGCCATCCTGGTCGACGCCGGCATCCCGCTCATCGACCGCGCCGGTGAGGGCGTCATGGCCGCAGTGTCGGACGGCGAGCTGGCGCAGGTGTCCGACGGCGACCTGGTCGTCGGAGACACCGTGGTCGCGCGAGGCACGTTGATGACGACCGCGTCCGTCCAGGAAGCCCTCGAGGACGCGCGAGCCGGGCTGTCGACCCAGATGGAGGCGTTCGCCGCCAACACCATGGAGTACCTCCGTGAGGAGCGCGACCTCCTGCTGGACGGCGTCGGACTGCCGGACATCCGCACCGACATGGACGGCCGACCCGTCCTGGTCGTCGTCCGCGGCTACCACTACAAGGAGGACATCCAGATCCTCCGCCCCTTCATCCGCGACTACAAGCCGGTGCTCATCGGCGTCGACGGAGGCGCTGACGCGCTGGTCGAGGCCGGGATGAAGCCGCACATGATCGTCGGGGACATGGACTCCGTCAGCGACGCGACGCTGACCAGCGGAGCCGAGGTCGTCGTGCACGCCTACCGCGACGGCAAGGCTCCTGGCCTGGTCCGTGTCGAGGAGCTCGGCGTTCGGGACCCCGTGGTGTTCCCGGCCACCGGCACCAGCGAGGACATCGCGATGCTGCTCGCCGACGACAAGGGCGCTGACCTGATCGTCGCCGTCGGTACGCACGCGACGCTCGTGGAGTTCCTGGACAAGGGACGGGCAGGTATGGCGAGCACCTTCCTGACCCGCCTGCGGGTGGGGAGCAAGCTCGTCGACGCCAAGGGAGTGAGCCGGCTCTACCGCACGACGGTGCCCACCTGGATGCTCGTGGTCCTGGTGCTGTCCGGTTTTCTCGCGCTGTTCGTCGCCCTGGCCAGCACCCCGGCCGGTGACACCATCTTCCAGCTGATCGGCTCCCGGTGGGACGGCTTCTGGTCCTGGCTCACAGGAGTGTTCGAATGA
- a CDS encoding NUDIX domain-containing protein: MTSGDEGPLADELVDRLVLQRETVHAGMVWDVVREQVDLGDAGVVTREFVAHTGAVGCVALDDQGRVLLLQQYRHPTRILDWELPAGLLDVAGEPPWEAASRELYEEADLRADTWHVLADWQNSPGGSSENWRCFLARGLSAVADEERFVREHEEADIVVRWVPLQGAVDAVLAGRLHNACTVAGVLAAHAASQQGWATLRPYDAPWPEHPAYR, from the coding sequence GTGACTTCCGGCGACGAAGGCCCTCTGGCGGACGAGCTGGTCGACCGTCTTGTGCTGCAGCGCGAGACGGTGCACGCAGGGATGGTGTGGGACGTCGTACGCGAGCAGGTCGACCTGGGTGACGCCGGTGTCGTCACGCGTGAGTTCGTCGCGCACACCGGTGCCGTCGGCTGCGTCGCGCTCGACGACCAAGGTCGAGTGCTGCTGCTGCAGCAGTACCGCCATCCGACGCGGATCCTCGACTGGGAGCTGCCCGCCGGCCTGCTCGACGTCGCCGGCGAGCCTCCGTGGGAGGCCGCCTCGCGCGAGCTGTACGAAGAGGCTGACCTGCGCGCCGACACCTGGCACGTCCTGGCCGACTGGCAGAACTCTCCGGGCGGGTCGAGCGAGAACTGGCGCTGCTTCCTCGCGCGCGGGCTGAGTGCTGTCGCAGACGAGGAGCGGTTCGTGCGCGAGCACGAGGAGGCCGACATCGTCGTACGGTGGGTGCCGCTGCAGGGAGCCGTGGACGCGGTGCTCGCCGGTCGCCTGCACAACGCCTGTACGGTCGCGGGCGTCCTCGCCGCACACGCCGCGTCCCAGCAGGGCTGGGCCACGCTGCGACCGTACGACGCACCATGGCCGGAGCACCCGGCGTACCGGTGA
- a CDS encoding phosphotransferase-like protein codes for MAGNDVIADQVLSEPWWIRDLVEVWAGLDVLLVHVTCSAPELRRREAARGDRVIGAAEQQLGVVFAHGDCDLEVDSTRRTPVDLAQDIAGADRESTCETGVLAPASVALMTDALALSARA; via the coding sequence GTGGCGGGCAACGACGTGATCGCCGATCAGGTGCTGAGTGAGCCGTGGTGGATCCGAGACCTCGTCGAGGTGTGGGCCGGGCTCGACGTCCTGCTCGTGCACGTGACCTGCTCAGCACCTGAGCTGCGTCGGCGCGAGGCCGCACGCGGCGACCGTGTGATCGGTGCGGCCGAGCAGCAGCTCGGCGTCGTCTTCGCCCACGGCGACTGCGATCTCGAGGTCGACAGCACACGTCGTACGCCGGTGGACCTCGCTCAGGACATCGCAGGCGCTGATCGCGAATCCACCTGCGAGACGGGCGTTCTCGCGCCTGCGAGCGTCGCTCTCATGACGGATGCCCTTGCTCTGAGCGCGCGAGCCTGA
- the argG gene encoding argininosuccinate synthase: MSKVLTSLPVGERVGIAFSGGLDTSVAVAWMRDKGAVPCTYTADLGQYDEPDIDSVPGRAGQYGAELARLVDCKTQLVEEGLAAIACGAFHIRSGSRVYFNTTPLGRAVTGTLLVRAMQEDGVSIWGDGSTFKGNDIERFYRYGLLANPALRIYKPWLDADFVTELGGRKEMSEWLVAHDLPYRDSTEKAYSTDANILGATHEAKTLEHLDTSLETVEPIMGVRFWDPEVAIETEDVTVRFERGRPVSINGASFDDIVALFNEANAIGGRHGLGMSDQIENRIIEAKSRGIYEAPGMALLFIAYERLVNAVHNEDTIASYHQDGRRLGRLLYEGRWFDPQSLMIREGLLRWVASAVTGEVTIRLRRGEDYTVVNTTGEGFSYHPDKLSMERTEDAAFGPTDRIGQLTMRNLDIADTRSKLELYAAQGGLAERDTELVGRLEPGGAQAISSNPEVSTDEDDALDRAAIDFGVD; encoded by the coding sequence GTGTCCAAGGTCCTGACTTCTCTTCCTGTTGGTGAACGAGTCGGCATCGCCTTCTCCGGCGGTCTCGACACCTCGGTGGCCGTCGCGTGGATGCGCGACAAGGGGGCGGTGCCGTGTACGTACACCGCCGACCTCGGCCAGTACGACGAGCCCGACATCGACTCGGTCCCCGGCCGCGCCGGTCAGTACGGCGCCGAGCTCGCCCGTCTGGTCGACTGCAAGACCCAGCTCGTCGAGGAGGGCCTGGCCGCGATCGCGTGCGGCGCCTTCCACATCCGCAGCGGCAGCCGCGTCTACTTCAACACCACTCCCCTGGGCCGCGCCGTCACCGGCACCCTGCTCGTCCGCGCGATGCAGGAGGACGGTGTCTCGATCTGGGGTGACGGGTCGACGTTCAAGGGCAACGACATCGAGCGGTTCTACCGCTACGGCCTGCTCGCCAACCCGGCGCTGCGCATCTACAAGCCGTGGCTCGACGCCGACTTCGTCACCGAGCTCGGTGGCCGCAAGGAGATGTCGGAGTGGCTGGTCGCGCACGACCTGCCCTACCGCGACAGCACCGAGAAGGCGTACTCCACCGACGCCAACATCCTCGGCGCCACCCATGAGGCCAAGACGCTGGAGCACCTCGACACCTCGCTCGAGACGGTCGAGCCGATCATGGGCGTGCGCTTCTGGGACCCCGAGGTGGCCATCGAGACCGAGGACGTCACCGTGCGCTTCGAGCGCGGTCGCCCGGTCTCCATCAACGGCGCCTCGTTCGACGACATCGTGGCGCTGTTCAACGAGGCCAACGCGATCGGCGGCCGACACGGGCTCGGCATGTCCGACCAGATCGAGAACCGCATCATCGAGGCCAAGTCGCGCGGCATCTACGAGGCCCCCGGCATGGCCCTGCTGTTCATCGCGTACGAGCGGCTCGTCAACGCGGTGCACAACGAGGACACCATCGCGTCGTACCACCAGGACGGGCGCCGCCTCGGCCGGCTGCTGTACGAAGGTCGCTGGTTCGACCCGCAGTCGCTGATGATCCGCGAGGGTCTGCTGCGCTGGGTCGCCTCGGCCGTCACCGGGGAGGTCACCATCCGGCTGCGTCGCGGCGAGGACTACACCGTCGTCAACACCACCGGCGAGGGCTTCTCCTACCACCCCGACAAGCTGTCGATGGAGCGCACCGAGGACGCGGCGTTCGGCCCGACCGATCGCATCGGCCAGCTCACGATGCGCAACCTCGACATCGCCGACACCCGCTCCAAGCTCGAGCTGTACGCCGCGCAGGGCGGCCTCGCCGAGCGTGACACCGAGCTGGTCGGCCGCCTCGAACCCGGTGGCGCACAGGCGATCTCGTCCAACCCGGAGGTCAGTACGGACGAGGACGACGCCCTCGACCGCGCCGCGATCGACTTCGGTGTCGACTGA
- a CDS encoding DUF2306 domain-containing protein, giving the protein MSLVAGPRKGRSKLFWVAVWALVIGSVVYAPIAMTAIWPYASPGAPSLGPDVLERATDYSYVHDALIDRQPVYDKNIPALLVHTIGGGLLMLLGPAQLLSVVRRRRRLHRTVGVVYAVTVYVSMIGALIYLMTTPMAEVFSGPVFSIALTTILIGTVMSVTFGLVALAQGQIQMHFRWMALNYAFLMTAPVLRLEWGVLKQFHPEATLAEVNMMSVMNQGGLVVFAAAVASRMLDSRRPAPGIKGTWLPWPAFIGSAFFCLVALIPIGVVFHSWGASGDRLFAYFAVPYLAAAAVMIWCIVRSTRAGRTLASEEWRWQLFLLCGVPGLALALAFAFQNWLGQDSATALTAAVAVSWGVSAFGAFMMIGLRLYLGTRAAEKVSISRRQALSTETADPERESELVDAR; this is encoded by the coding sequence GTGTCGCTCGTCGCCGGCCCGCGCAAAGGCCGCTCGAAGCTGTTCTGGGTGGCCGTGTGGGCACTGGTGATCGGGTCGGTCGTCTACGCGCCGATCGCCATGACCGCGATCTGGCCGTACGCGTCGCCGGGAGCTCCGAGCCTCGGACCTGATGTCCTCGAACGTGCGACCGACTACTCCTACGTGCACGACGCACTGATCGACCGTCAGCCGGTCTACGACAAGAACATCCCGGCCCTGCTCGTGCACACCATCGGTGGCGGGCTGCTGATGCTCCTCGGCCCGGCTCAGCTGCTCAGCGTCGTACGCCGGCGCCGACGTCTGCACCGCACCGTCGGCGTGGTCTATGCGGTGACCGTCTACGTGAGCATGATCGGTGCGCTGATCTACCTCATGACGACGCCGATGGCCGAGGTGTTCAGCGGCCCGGTCTTCTCGATCGCGCTGACCACCATCCTGATCGGCACCGTCATGAGCGTCACGTTCGGACTGGTCGCCCTCGCCCAGGGCCAGATTCAGATGCACTTCCGGTGGATGGCGCTCAACTACGCGTTCCTCATGACCGCACCCGTGCTGCGGCTCGAGTGGGGTGTCCTGAAGCAGTTCCACCCGGAGGCGACGCTGGCCGAGGTCAACATGATGTCGGTGATGAACCAGGGCGGACTGGTCGTGTTCGCCGCCGCGGTGGCCTCGCGCATGCTCGACTCGCGGCGTCCGGCGCCGGGCATCAAGGGCACCTGGTTGCCCTGGCCTGCGTTCATCGGCAGCGCGTTCTTCTGCCTGGTCGCCCTGATCCCGATCGGTGTGGTGTTCCACAGCTGGGGCGCGTCCGGCGACCGGCTGTTCGCCTACTTCGCCGTTCCGTACCTCGCCGCGGCCGCAGTGATGATCTGGTGCATCGTGCGGAGCACCCGCGCCGGCAGGACGCTCGCGTCCGAGGAGTGGCGCTGGCAGCTCTTCCTCCTGTGTGGCGTACCCGGACTCGCCCTCGCACTCGCGTTCGCGTTCCAGAACTGGCTCGGGCAGGACTCGGCGACCGCCCTCACAGCAGCCGTTGCGGTGAGCTGGGGCGTGAGCGCCTTCGGCGCGTTCATGATGATCGGCCTGCGTCTCTACCTCGGCACCCGCGCAGCCGAGAAGGTCTCGATCTCCAGGCGACAGGCGTTGTCCACCGAGACTGCTGATCCCGAGCGCGAGTCCGAGCTCGTCGACGCGCGCTGA
- a CDS encoding CTP synthase: protein MVETTKHIFVTGGVASSLGKGLTASSLGQLLRARGLRVTMQKLDPYLNVDPGTMNPFQHGEVFVTEDGAETDLDIGHYERFLGVNLSGSANVTTGQVYNQVIAKERRGEYLGDTVQVIPHITNEIKERMRAEATSATPPDIIITEIGGTVGDIESLPFLEAARQVRQDVGRDHVFFLHVSLVPYLAPSGELKTKPTQHSVAALRQVGIQPDGLVLRADREIPESIKRKISLMCDVEQEGCAAAVDAPSIYDIPKVLHSEGFDAYVVRRLGLPFRDVDWTEWDDLLRRVHHPEHQVEIALVGKYIDLPDAYLSVTEAMRAGGFHHDAKVKIRWVPSDDCQTDAGASKALGGVDAILVPGGFGVRGIEGKLGALRWAREHKVPTLGICLGLQCMVIEYARNVAGIDGASSSEFDPDTKHAVIATMEEQKAFVEGAGDLGGTMRLGAYPAALQQDSVIAAAYGSTEVSERHRHRYEVNNGYRKQLEKAGLVFSGTSPDGLLVEFVELPADVHPYYVSTQAHPEFLSRPHRAHPLFAGLVGAAIDAQKASRLVEVERPKDSETAAAQ from the coding sequence GTGGTGGAGACGACGAAGCACATCTTTGTGACCGGAGGCGTTGCCTCTTCTCTCGGCAAGGGCCTGACGGCCTCGAGCCTCGGACAGCTGCTCCGCGCGCGTGGGCTGCGCGTGACGATGCAGAAGCTGGACCCCTATCTCAATGTCGATCCCGGGACGATGAACCCGTTCCAGCACGGTGAGGTGTTCGTCACCGAGGACGGCGCCGAGACCGACCTGGACATCGGTCACTACGAACGGTTCCTCGGGGTCAACCTCTCGGGCAGCGCCAACGTGACGACCGGCCAGGTCTACAACCAGGTGATCGCCAAGGAGCGGCGTGGTGAGTACCTCGGCGACACGGTCCAGGTGATCCCGCACATCACCAACGAGATCAAGGAACGCATGCGGGCCGAGGCCACCTCGGCGACTCCGCCCGACATCATCATCACCGAGATCGGTGGCACCGTCGGTGACATCGAGAGCCTGCCGTTCCTCGAGGCCGCTCGCCAGGTCCGCCAGGACGTCGGCCGCGACCACGTGTTCTTCCTGCACGTCTCGCTCGTGCCCTACCTCGCCCCGAGCGGCGAGCTGAAGACCAAGCCGACGCAGCACTCCGTGGCCGCTCTGCGCCAGGTCGGTATCCAGCCCGACGGTCTCGTGCTGCGTGCCGATCGTGAGATCCCCGAGAGCATCAAGCGCAAGATCTCGCTGATGTGCGACGTCGAGCAGGAGGGCTGCGCCGCTGCTGTCGACGCCCCGAGCATCTACGACATCCCGAAGGTCCTGCACAGCGAGGGCTTCGACGCCTACGTCGTACGCCGTCTCGGCCTGCCGTTCCGTGACGTCGACTGGACCGAGTGGGACGACCTCCTGCGTCGCGTGCACCACCCGGAGCACCAGGTCGAGATCGCGCTGGTCGGCAAGTACATCGACCTGCCCGACGCCTACCTGTCGGTCACCGAGGCGATGCGGGCGGGCGGCTTCCACCACGACGCCAAGGTCAAGATCCGCTGGGTGCCGAGCGACGACTGCCAGACCGACGCGGGTGCCTCGAAAGCACTCGGCGGCGTGGACGCGATCCTCGTCCCGGGCGGCTTCGGCGTCCGGGGCATCGAGGGCAAGCTCGGTGCTCTGCGGTGGGCGCGCGAGCACAAGGTGCCGACGCTGGGCATCTGTCTTGGGCTGCAGTGCATGGTCATCGAGTACGCCCGCAACGTCGCCGGCATCGACGGCGCGTCCTCCTCGGAGTTCGACCCCGACACCAAGCACGCGGTCATCGCGACCATGGAGGAGCAGAAGGCGTTCGTCGAGGGCGCTGGAGACCTCGGAGGCACGATGCGCCTGGGCGCGTATCCCGCTGCGCTGCAGCAGGACTCGGTGATCGCCGCCGCGTACGGCTCGACAGAGGTGTCCGAGCGGCACCGGCACCGCTACGAGGTCAACAACGGCTACCGCAAGCAGCTGGAGAAGGCCGGGCTCGTGTTCTCGGGCACCTCGCCGGACGGTCTGCTGGTGGAGTTCGTGGAGCTCCCGGCCGACGTCCACCCGTACTACGTGTCGACCCAGGCTCATCCCGAGTTCTTGTCGCGTCCCCACCGTGCGCACCCGCTGTTCGCCGGCCTCGTGGGCGCGGCGATCGATGCGCAGAAGGCGTCGCGCCTGGTCGAGGTCGAGCGACCGAAGGACTCCGAAACCGCTGCGGCACAGTGA